Proteins encoded together in one Congzhengia minquanensis window:
- a CDS encoding 2-dehydro-3-deoxygalactonokinase has translation MFLTIDTGTTNTRIYLVDGETVKDSIKINAGAGDTAKTGSNQILKESIQNGICRLLSDNALKEQDISAVFASGMITSELGLCEVPHVTAPATPLCLKEHAKTVLLSDVVSVPITFIPGVKNNTDFKSLANLNEMDMMRGEETELFGLMKLLKVKPPFTAVLPGSHTKFVAVGNEGQILSCRTTLGGELLAALSEHTILNNSLPKPLISNIVPECLNAGFEYSRAHGLSDAAFRVRLIHNFTNLTENERANFFAGAVLASDIQALGEITPETKVLVGGSDPLRGVFIHLLKTYTRCEVIEASDEAVNLSTVYGVLELFYLE, from the coding sequence CAGAATTTACTTAGTTGACGGAGAAACGGTAAAAGACAGCATAAAAATAAACGCCGGGGCCGGCGACACTGCAAAAACAGGAAGTAATCAAATTTTAAAAGAAAGCATTCAGAACGGAATTTGCAGGCTTCTGTCCGATAATGCGTTAAAAGAGCAGGATATCAGTGCGGTTTTTGCCTCCGGCATGATTACCTCGGAGCTGGGGCTTTGCGAGGTGCCCCACGTAACCGCGCCGGCAACGCCTTTGTGCCTGAAAGAACATGCAAAAACTGTTTTGCTTTCCGATGTTGTGTCCGTTCCCATTACGTTTATCCCGGGTGTAAAAAACAATACGGATTTTAAAAGCCTTGCCAATTTAAATGAAATGGACATGATGCGCGGCGAAGAAACCGAGCTGTTTGGCTTGATGAAGCTCTTAAAAGTAAAACCGCCGTTTACGGCTGTTCTGCCTGGCTCCCACACAAAATTTGTGGCGGTGGGAAATGAGGGGCAAATTTTATCTTGCCGCACAACCCTAGGCGGCGAGCTTTTGGCCGCTTTGTCGGAACACACCATTTTGAATAACAGCTTACCTAAGCCGCTCATTTCTAACATTGTGCCCGAATGTTTAAATGCCGGGTTTGAATATAGCAGGGCCCACGGGCTGAGCGATGCCGCTTTCCGCGTGAGGCTGATACATAACTTTACAAATTTAACAGAAAACGAGCGGGCAAACTTTTTTGCAGGCGCTGTGCTCGCCTCAGACATTCAGGCGCTGGGTGAAATTACACCGGAAACTAAGGTTTTGGTAGGCGGCAGCGACCCGTTAAGAGGCGTTTTTATACATCTGTTAAAAACTTATACCCGCTGTGAGGTAATTGAGGCAAGCGACGAAGCGGTGAATCTTTCCACCGTTTATGGAGTATTGGAATTGTTTTATTTAGAATAA
- a CDS encoding aminotransferase class I/II-fold pyridoxal phosphate-dependent enzyme has protein sequence MKQTEKSLLNRLTEYNETAVPMHMPGHKRNTRLLKASLPYEIDITEIDGFDNLHDMNGVLKETAALAASLYGSKAAFPLVGGSTCGILAAVHALAAFGSHVLIARNCHKSVFHAVELMGLYPHYVCPEPDGFGICGKITPEAIKSALCAERSIRLVIVTSPTYEGVISDIANIAAVCHENGALLLVDSAHGAHLGFSPRFCASAVSSGADAVVMSLHKTMPALTQTALLHICTDAVDKNKISEALSIFETSSPSYVLLSSIDACLRFISQDGEALFSALYENLSFFYKETNDLKALSVLQYDDFSKLIISTKNTALTGIGLADILRNQFHIEVEMTGIDYILAISSICDSKENLMKFAAALKEIDAEVPVLQTEVGAKKEIVLPQMQETPSAARQRCGEFVPLSCSEGRECLEYVWAYPPGIPLIVPGERIDRRFIETAEDFSQAKIPLKSTKGLLDNKIWVRKK, from the coding sequence ATGAAACAAACAGAAAAATCGCTGCTGAACCGGCTGACGGAATATAACGAAACTGCTGTCCCCATGCACATGCCGGGTCACAAACGAAATACGCGCCTGTTAAAAGCATCCCTTCCGTATGAGATTGACATAACTGAAATTGACGGATTTGACAACCTACACGACATGAACGGCGTTTTAAAGGAAACGGCTGCTTTGGCGGCCTCGCTTTACGGCTCGAAAGCGGCCTTTCCCTTAGTCGGCGGCTCCACCTGCGGAATTTTGGCCGCAGTGCATGCTTTGGCAGCCTTCGGTTCCCATGTTTTAATTGCGCGGAACTGCCACAAATCGGTGTTTCACGCAGTGGAGCTGATGGGGCTTTATCCGCACTATGTGTGTCCGGAACCCGACGGATTCGGAATTTGCGGAAAAATTACGCCGGAAGCCATTAAAAGCGCTCTGTGTGCGGAACGCAGCATTCGGCTTGTGATTGTAACCTCCCCCACCTATGAAGGGGTTATAAGCGACATAGCAAACATTGCCGCAGTCTGCCACGAAAATGGTGCTCTGCTTTTGGTGGACTCTGCCCACGGGGCGCACTTAGGATTTTCACCCCGGTTTTGTGCAAGTGCTGTTTCCTCCGGCGCAGACGCCGTTGTAATGAGCCTACACAAAACCATGCCTGCGCTGACGCAAACCGCTCTTTTACACATCTGCACCGATGCCGTTGACAAAAACAAAATAAGCGAGGCGCTTTCTATTTTTGAAACCTCAAGCCCCAGTTATGTTTTGCTGTCGTCAATCGATGCGTGCCTGCGGTTCATTTCGCAGGACGGGGAAGCTTTGTTTTCAGCTCTTTATGAAAACCTGTCGTTCTTTTATAAAGAAACAAATGATTTAAAGGCGCTGTCTGTCCTCCAATATGACGATTTCAGCAAACTGATTATATCCACAAAAAACACCGCGCTTACCGGTATCGGACTTGCAGACATTTTGCGCAATCAATTTCACATCGAAGTGGAAATGACAGGAATTGATTATATTTTAGCCATATCCAGCATCTGCGACAGTAAAGAAAACCTGATGAAATTTGCCGCGGCACTAAAGGAAATTGATGCAGAAGTTCCGGTTTTGCAGACCGAAGTTGGCGCAAAAAAAGAGATTGTGCTTCCCCAAATGCAGGAAACGCCCTCCGCCGCCCGCCAAAGGTGCGGCGAGTTTGTGCCGCTTTCCTGCAGCGAGGGGCGGGAATGTTTAGAATATGTTTGGGCCTATCCCCCGGGCATACCGCTGATTGTGCCCGGCGAGCGGATTGACCGGCGCTTTATTGAAACAGCAGAGGACTTTTCACAGGCAAAAATACCGCTGAAAAGCACAAAAGGATTGTTAGACAATAAAATATGGGTACGAAAAAAGTAA
- a CDS encoding NADH peroxidase yields MKKFVCPVCGYVHEGDTPPEKCPQCGVPGSKFTEMKDEALNFVCEHVIGVGAKDKIDAEVYEGLKANFEGECTEVGMYIAMGRQAIREGYPEIGEFYIRAAWEEAEHAAKFAELLGEVVCADTKKNLQMRMEAECGATAGKLEIAKKAKELGYDAIHDTVHEMAKDEARHGKGFEGMLKRYFG; encoded by the coding sequence ATGAAAAAATTTGTATGTCCAGTATGCGGTTATGTTCACGAAGGTGACACCCCCCCTGAAAAATGTCCCCAGTGCGGCGTTCCCGGTTCTAAATTCACAGAAATGAAAGATGAAGCCTTAAATTTTGTTTGTGAACATGTGATTGGCGTAGGCGCAAAAGATAAAATCGACGCTGAAGTTTACGAAGGATTAAAGGCAAACTTTGAAGGCGAATGCACAGAGGTTGGCATGTATATTGCAATGGGCCGTCAGGCAATCCGCGAAGGTTATCCCGAAATCGGCGAGTTCTATATTCGGGCTGCGTGGGAAGAGGCAGAGCACGCTGCAAAATTTGCAGAGCTTTTAGGTGAAGTTGTTTGCGCCGACACAAAGAAGAATCTTCAGATGAGAATGGAAGCAGAGTGCGGAGCAACAGCAGGCAAGCTGGAAATTGCAAAAAAGGCAAAGGAGCTTGGCTACGACGCAATCCATGACACGGTTCATGAGATGGCGAAAGACGAAGCAAGACACGGCAAAGGCTTTGAGGGTATGCTCAAAAGATATTTTGGCTAA
- a CDS encoding Fur family transcriptional regulator, with amino-acid sequence MNFSKQRESILNYLRNTKEHPTAERIYADLKPSLPNLSLATVYRNLGRLCETGTVVRLSTGDKTDHFDADTSDHQHFVCTSCGTVSDMFFELPQEILNQNLSDNFVANYYKLYVYGICKDCSEKQKRNA; translated from the coding sequence ATGAACTTTTCAAAACAGAGGGAGTCCATCCTGAATTATTTAAGAAATACCAAAGAGCACCCCACGGCGGAGCGCATTTATGCCGACTTAAAGCCGTCGCTTCCGAATTTAAGCTTGGCCACTGTTTACAGAAATTTGGGCCGGCTTTGCGAAACGGGAACGGTGGTTCGGCTTTCCACAGGGGATAAAACCGACCATTTCGATGCTGATACCTCAGACCATCAGCATTTTGTCTGCACCTCGTGCGGAACGGTTTCCGATATGTTTTTCGAGCTGCCGCAAGAAATTTTAAACCAAAACCTCAGCGATAACTTTGTAGCAAACTACTATAAACTCTATGTTTACGGCATATGTAAAGATTGCAGCGAAAAGCAAAAGAGAAACGCATAA
- a CDS encoding polysaccharide biosynthesis tyrosine autokinase, whose protein sequence is MRLPDFMIKNHRRHVLSDADLITKNSSPALSEALKGARTNLMYALADIDGGKCVFMTSALAAEGKTTTCINLAVSLAQTESRVLLIDSDLRRPRIHTYLNIKNKEGLANYLGGFCELEAIVNHLSDLNLDCITAGNLPPNPTELLSSKKMKSFIEFVKGKYDYILFDTPPVNIVADSLALAQLVENVIFVCKCGVSLTTEIQKALSALKFANAKVLGFITIETNRKKKKSKDYSGYYYYEES, encoded by the coding sequence GTGCGATTGCCCGATTTTATGATAAAAAACCACAGAAGGCATGTTTTGTCCGATGCGGACTTAATAACAAAAAACTCCAGCCCTGCATTGTCTGAAGCGTTAAAGGGCGCAAGGACGAATTTAATGTATGCGCTGGCCGACATAGACGGCGGGAAATGTGTGTTTATGACCTCAGCTTTGGCTGCCGAGGGAAAAACAACAACCTGCATCAACCTTGCAGTTTCCCTGGCCCAAACGGAATCCCGCGTTCTTTTAATTGACTCAGACCTTCGCCGCCCAAGAATTCATACTTACTTAAATATTAAAAATAAAGAGGGGCTGGCGAATTACCTGGGAGGGTTTTGCGAACTGGAGGCCATTGTCAACCATCTCAGCGACTTGAACCTCGACTGTATTACGGCGGGCAACCTCCCCCCCAACCCCACAGAGTTGCTTTCATCAAAAAAAATGAAAAGCTTTATTGAATTTGTAAAGGGAAAATATGACTATATTTTGTTTGACACGCCCCCTGTCAACATTGTTGCAGATTCTTTGGCCCTGGCACAGCTTGTGGAAAACGTTATTTTTGTCTGCAAATGCGGTGTCAGCTTAACCACAGAAATTCAAAAGGCGCTGTCAGCTTTAAAATTTGCCAATGCAAAGGTGCTGGGCTTTATTACAATTGAAACAAACCGGAAAAAGAAAAAATCGAAAGACTATTCGGGATATTACTATTACGAGGAGTCTTAA
- a CDS encoding CpsB/CapC family capsule biosynthesis tyrosine phosphatase, with protein sequence MRYIDFHTHILPEMDDGAKSVGESLEMLKAAHLSGAQTVLLTPHFLTREPVPDFCARRNSKYALLKKAMEEDGGTFPTLLCGAEVPLYGGLSENNDLEKLCIEGTDLLLLELPFPAWNKWHIQEVYNIIAKQNVTPVMAHIERYLNKPKEIEKLDQFVSVGAKFQMNAPSFLTFSGKRIIKVLAREGLICAIGSDCHNLTSRPADISHAMSLMTKHLGGSFLREIFEKSKQLLNLS encoded by the coding sequence ATGAGGTATATTGATTTTCACACTCACATTCTGCCGGAAATGGACGACGGCGCAAAAAGCGTTGGCGAATCGCTTGAAATGCTGAAAGCCGCGCATCTAAGCGGCGCCCAGACTGTGTTACTCACACCGCATTTCCTGACACGGGAGCCGGTTCCAGATTTTTGTGCGCGGCGGAACAGCAAATATGCTTTGCTGAAAAAAGCGATGGAGGAAGACGGCGGCACATTTCCAACGCTGCTTTGCGGGGCAGAGGTGCCCCTTTACGGCGGGCTTTCCGAAAACAACGATTTGGAAAAACTGTGCATTGAAGGAACTGACCTGCTTTTGCTGGAACTTCCTTTTCCTGCATGGAATAAATGGCACATTCAGGAAGTATATAATATCATAGCCAAACAGAATGTAACGCCGGTTATGGCTCACATTGAACGCTATTTAAACAAACCGAAAGAAATTGAAAAGCTGGACCAGTTCGTCTCTGTCGGCGCAAAGTTTCAAATGAACGCGCCCTCGTTTTTAACCTTTTCAGGAAAACGCATCATCAAGGTCCTGGCTCGGGAGGGGCTGATTTGTGCCATAGGGTCAGACTGTCACAACCTGACTTCACGCCCGGCTGATATTTCCCACGCCATGTCGCTAATGACAAAACATCTTGGCGGCTCGTTTCTTCGGGAAATTTTTGAAAAATCGAAACAACTATTAAATTTATCATGA
- a CDS encoding ATP-binding protein: protein MSQNLKLHYDINGSDFTIAGQASSNIKKVLKQLGVAPDIIRKAAISMYEGEINTVIHGKGGAADVEITTDKLIITFTDHGPGIRDIDQAMQEGFSTATDEARELGFGAGMGLPNMKKYSDELNIASRLGEGTTVEIVIYIA from the coding sequence ATGTCCCAGAACCTGAAGCTTCACTACGACATTAACGGTTCTGATTTTACCATTGCCGGCCAGGCTTCCAGCAATATAAAAAAGGTTCTAAAACAGCTTGGCGTTGCACCGGATATTATCCGGAAAGCCGCAATTTCCATGTATGAAGGGGAAATTAACACCGTAATTCACGGCAAAGGCGGCGCAGCGGATGTTGAAATCACCACCGATAAGCTCATTATTACGTTTACAGACCACGGCCCGGGAATCCGCGATATTGACCAGGCCATGCAGGAGGGCTTCTCCACAGCTACTGACGAGGCCAGAGAGCTGGGCTTCGGCGCAGGCATGGGCCTTCCCAACATGAAAAAATATTCCGACGAGCTCAACATTGCCTCCCGTTTGGGGGAGGGCACCACCGTTGAGATTGTAATTTATATTGCATAA
- a CDS encoding [Fe-Fe] hydrogenase large subunit C-terminal domain-containing protein produces the protein MGFSNDQLYHSVTLDESRCKGCTACLKRCPTEAIRIRDGKAKIIKELCIDCGECIQVCPYHAKQAVMDTFAELDKFKYNIAVPAPTLYGQFNNLRDINYVLNGLLHIGFDDVYETAKATEAVTDYTKKLLEEGKLEKPIINSACPAVLRLITVRFPNLISHILPVIAPVEAAAIAARREAALKTGIAPEDIGIFFISPCAAKATTVHNPIGLVESPISGVLSIKEVYMRLLPVLGKLTEVKPLSNSSLEGISWARIGGEIKALGKGRCLSVDGIDSIISLLEEIEDDETLDIDFIEALSCNGGCVSGPLTVENGYVAKMRVVEIAKAQGRKNIPRRPVSVCEEELDWNKPVLYRDILHLDEDFSVAMQKLEQIEMIYARLPQTDCGSCGSPTCKCLAEDIVRGAAVETDCIYKMRERFSKLTQKDQS, from the coding sequence ATGGGTTTTAGCAATGACCAGCTGTATCATTCCGTCACCCTGGACGAAAGCAGATGCAAAGGCTGTACTGCGTGCCTGAAGCGGTGTCCCACCGAAGCAATCCGGATACGCGACGGCAAAGCAAAAATTATAAAAGAACTGTGTATCGACTGCGGCGAATGCATTCAGGTTTGCCCATACCACGCCAAACAGGCGGTGATGGACACATTTGCTGAGCTGGATAAATTTAAATATAACATTGCCGTTCCTGCCCCTACGCTGTATGGGCAGTTTAATAATCTGAGGGATATTAATTATGTGTTAAACGGCCTTTTGCACATTGGATTTGACGACGTTTATGAAACGGCTAAGGCAACGGAGGCTGTTACCGATTACACCAAAAAACTGCTGGAGGAGGGAAAGCTGGAAAAGCCCATTATTAACTCGGCCTGCCCGGCAGTGCTGCGGTTGATTACGGTGCGGTTTCCCAACCTGATTTCCCACATCCTGCCTGTGATTGCCCCCGTTGAAGCGGCAGCCATTGCCGCCCGGCGTGAAGCGGCTTTAAAAACCGGCATTGCACCGGAAGACATTGGCATATTTTTCATTTCCCCCTGTGCGGCCAAAGCCACCACTGTGCACAATCCCATAGGCCTAGTAGAATCGCCCATCAGCGGTGTGCTGTCAATTAAAGAAGTGTATATGCGTCTTTTGCCGGTTTTAGGAAAGCTGACAGAGGTGAAACCCTTAAGCAACTCCTCGTTAGAAGGCATTAGCTGGGCGCGCATCGGCGGCGAAATTAAGGCGCTGGGCAAAGGGCGGTGTCTGTCTGTCGACGGAATTGACAGCATTATATCGCTTTTGGAAGAAATTGAAGACGACGAAACGTTAGACATTGATTTTATAGAAGCGCTTTCCTGCAACGGCGGCTGTGTCAGCGGCCCGCTTACCGTTGAAAATGGGTATGTTGCTAAAATGCGTGTTGTGGAAATTGCAAAGGCGCAGGGCAGGAAAAATATTCCAAGAAGACCGGTTTCTGTATGCGAGGAAGAGCTTGACTGGAACAAACCGGTGCTGTATCGGGATATTCTTCATTTAGATGAGGACTTTTCCGTTGCCATGCAAAAGCTGGAACAAATTGAAATGATTTACGCCAGGCTTCCGCAGACAGACTGCGGCTCCTGCGGGTCGCCTACCTGCAAGTGCCTGGCAGAGGATATTGTCCGCGGCGCGGCTGTGGAAACCGACTGTATTTACAAAATGCGGGAACGGTTTTCAAAGCTGACGCAAAAGGACCAATCATGA
- a CDS encoding DRTGG domain-containing protein, translating into MLVRELKEKLGLEPVNLAEADTEITGCYIGDMLSVVMSKAEEGNVWLTVQTNVNIDAVAVLTEAACIIVVEGMEPDKDTIEKAKLQGVTILKSSDSAYELACKIRELI; encoded by the coding sequence ATGCTGGTTCGTGAATTAAAAGAAAAGCTTGGGCTAGAGCCTGTAAACCTTGCGGAAGCAGATACGGAAATTACGGGCTGCTATATCGGAGATATGCTGAGCGTGGTTATGTCGAAGGCGGAGGAAGGGAACGTTTGGCTCACCGTGCAGACCAATGTGAATATTGATGCGGTGGCAGTGTTAACGGAAGCTGCCTGTATTATCGTTGTGGAAGGAATGGAGCCGGACAAGGATACGATAGAAAAAGCAAAACTGCAGGGCGTGACAATTTTAAAATCTTCCGATTCCGCATACGAATTGGCCTGCAAAATCCGTGAATTGATATGA
- a CDS encoding PHP domain-containing protein, with protein sequence MTCYCDLHIHSALSPCGDNDMTPNNIVNMAVLCGLNIIAITDHNSIGNVEAAMKAAENLPITVVPGMELETAEEAHFVCLFPTMEKAAGFNSWLDKYRLPIQNKPKIFGDQLYLNEKDEPTGTEELLLVTAASCSIYDAAPAARSFGAAIFPAHVDKTAYSVISNLGTVPEDLGFTTVELSKNISKEEALFKFPYLSKYHIITNSDSHYLDSFYETQNPIDLEEPTAAALIKKLSSPLD encoded by the coding sequence ATGACCTGCTACTGCGATTTACACATTCATTCCGCTCTCTCCCCCTGCGGCGACAACGATATGACGCCCAATAACATTGTAAATATGGCGGTGCTCTGCGGCTTAAACATCATTGCCATTACCGATCATAACAGTATCGGAAACGTGGAAGCCGCTATGAAGGCTGCGGAAAACCTGCCCATTACCGTTGTGCCGGGAATGGAGCTCGAAACGGCGGAAGAAGCGCATTTTGTCTGCCTGTTTCCCACGATGGAAAAGGCGGCAGGCTTTAACAGCTGGCTAGACAAGTACCGGCTGCCGATTCAAAATAAACCAAAGATTTTCGGCGACCAGCTCTATTTAAACGAAAAGGACGAGCCCACCGGAACGGAAGAGTTATTGTTGGTTACAGCCGCCTCCTGCTCTATTTACGACGCGGCGCCGGCGGCGCGAAGCTTCGGCGCGGCCATCTTTCCTGCCCATGTGGATAAAACCGCCTACAGCGTCATTTCCAATTTGGGAACCGTGCCGGAGGATTTGGGATTTACCACGGTGGAGCTTTCAAAAAACATATCGAAAGAGGAGGCGCTTTTTAAGTTCCCCTACCTTTCAAAGTACCACATAATTACAAATTCTGATTCCCACTATCTCGACTCGTTTTACGAAACCCAAAACCCAATTGACCTTGAAGAGCCAACGGCGGCAGCGCTGATTAAAAAGCTGTCGTCTCCCCTTGATTAA
- a CDS encoding Gfo/Idh/MocA family protein has translation MLNVGIIGCGGIGRLHANAYSKLKDVNLLALIDTDIGRAEALAAEFGGTAYPSLDGVREKLDIVSVVTPPAAHFDIVMDLLDRGIAVFCEKPLTMDVSQAKAIEKRSNETKIPVGIGFKMRYEPIFQRAKELVPELGKVFAVSAVKNQPFDDDPNRQWIKKTGCMYELSVHDYDLIHWILNTEPAAVRAELDYSLGWERENQAYLTVDYFGGIKGQLMSSYSTGTVWTGYDLALSFVGENGYMRIERPDRIVMNTNGYRVETVEPLGGMDVFVVQMQNFVDKALKKEPYFPNAADGALNTILVEAANRSNKEKKEVLLNDM, from the coding sequence ATGTTAAATGTAGGAATTATTGGCTGCGGCGGAATCGGACGGCTGCACGCCAACGCATATTCCAAATTAAAGGACGTAAACCTCTTAGCGCTGATTGATACGGATATCGGCCGCGCGGAAGCGCTGGCAGCGGAATTTGGCGGGACCGCTTATCCGTCGCTTGACGGTGTAAGAGAAAAGCTGGACATCGTAAGCGTTGTTACACCGCCTGCAGCGCATTTTGATATTGTGATGGATTTGCTGGACAGAGGCATTGCAGTTTTTTGTGAAAAACCGCTGACCATGGATGTTTCACAGGCAAAAGCAATTGAGAAGAGAAGCAATGAAACAAAAATCCCGGTGGGAATCGGTTTTAAAATGCGTTATGAACCGATTTTTCAAAGAGCAAAAGAGCTTGTTCCCGAACTGGGCAAGGTTTTCGCAGTATCGGCTGTGAAAAACCAGCCCTTTGACGACGACCCCAATCGGCAATGGATTAAAAAGACGGGCTGCATGTATGAGCTTTCTGTTCATGATTATGATTTAATTCATTGGATTTTAAACACCGAGCCGGCCGCAGTTCGGGCGGAGCTGGATTATTCCTTGGGCTGGGAACGGGAAAATCAGGCCTATCTCACTGTGGATTATTTCGGCGGCATAAAGGGGCAGCTCATGAGTTCTTATTCTACCGGTACCGTGTGGACAGGATATGATTTAGCCTTAAGCTTTGTTGGAGAAAACGGCTACATGCGAATTGAACGGCCTGACAGAATTGTTATGAACACAAACGGATACCGCGTTGAAACCGTTGAGCCTCTCGGCGGCATGGACGTGTTTGTAGTTCAAATGCAAAATTTTGTTGATAAGGCGCTGAAAAAAGAACCTTATTTCCCGAATGCTGCAGACGGCGCGCTGAACACCATTTTGGTGGAAGCGGCAAACCGGTCCAACAAGGAAAAGAAAGAGGTATTATTAAACGATATGTAA
- a CDS encoding sugar phosphate isomerase/epimerase family protein — translation MKFVGHTMGTPDLTVEEAIALYQTIGLDGIEIVAQEGGAFSIGDQEEKIETILSAAKKLPDGVVTLTPYYWDINNIDPKIAEENICGMKKAIDLAKKMGAGFVRAYGGKEEAGGTREENWNNAVAAMKEIGRYASGTGVTVLVENHPGTMTRTGENTYKLINEAGFDSIKALYDPANVLHDTEEDWKDTFEVQKDIIGYVHVKDYYMEGTERKACVVGKGIVPWSEIMKKLSGYRGYLSFEYEKRWYPDQLPDAETGVKECVNYIKSLL, via the coding sequence ATGAAATTTGTGGGACACACAATGGGCACGCCGGATTTAACGGTAGAAGAAGCAATTGCGCTTTATCAAACAATCGGCCTTGACGGTATTGAAATCGTCGCGCAGGAAGGCGGTGCATTTTCGATTGGCGACCAAGAAGAAAAAATTGAAACCATTTTAAGCGCAGCAAAGAAATTACCAGACGGAGTGGTAACGCTTACGCCTTACTATTGGGACATTAACAACATTGACCCAAAAATTGCGGAAGAAAACATTTGCGGAATGAAAAAGGCCATTGACCTTGCAAAAAAAATGGGCGCAGGCTTTGTACGGGCTTACGGCGGCAAGGAGGAAGCCGGCGGAACCCGGGAAGAAAACTGGAACAATGCGGTAGCGGCTATGAAAGAAATCGGCAGATATGCCAGCGGCACGGGCGTTACCGTTTTGGTGGAAAATCATCCGGGAACAATGACCAGAACAGGCGAAAACACTTATAAGCTGATTAACGAAGCTGGATTTGACAGCATCAAAGCACTGTATGACCCGGCGAACGTTCTTCATGACACAGAAGAAGACTGGAAGGATACCTTTGAGGTTCAAAAAGACATTATCGGATATGTGCATGTGAAGGATTATTATATGGAAGGTACGGAGCGTAAGGCCTGTGTTGTAGGAAAGGGAATTGTTCCCTGGAGTGAAATTATGAAAAAGCTCTCAGGCTATCGGGGTTATTTGTCTTTTGAATATGAAAAACGCTGGTATCCTGACCAGCTGCCCGATGCGGAAACAGGCGTAAAAGAATGTGTTAATTATATAAAAAGCTTATTGTAA
- a CDS encoding sugar phosphate isomerase/epimerase family protein has translation MLKSGLVSVSFRGLAPEEVAKAAVASQLEGIEWGGDVHVPPGDLERAKQVRAITERAGLETFAYGSYYRAGENENPKQDFLPYLKTAEVLGAPSIRVWAGTKWSWRADEAYVKKVVEDTQIICDMAKERHIKICYEYHGWTLTDNRFSAVDTVKLVQRDNLYLYWQPNFALTEDENRLALKMALPYLDHVHVFYWDANEAKFPLSQGKTLWKSFIDIVKSDGKRHGFMLEFLKDNSTQQCANDAHTLNSLLI, from the coding sequence ATGCTTAAATCAGGCTTGGTGTCAGTTTCGTTTCGGGGTCTTGCGCCGGAAGAGGTTGCAAAAGCAGCAGTTGCGTCACAGTTGGAAGGAATTGAGTGGGGAGGCGATGTTCATGTGCCCCCGGGCGATTTAGAGCGTGCAAAGCAGGTGCGGGCAATCACAGAGCGGGCGGGTCTTGAGACCTTTGCATACGGCTCTTATTACAGGGCGGGAGAAAATGAAAATCCAAAGCAGGATTTTTTACCCTATTTAAAGACGGCGGAAGTGCTGGGAGCGCCGTCTATCCGTGTATGGGCCGGGACAAAGTGGTCCTGGCGGGCGGACGAGGCATATGTAAAAAAAGTCGTGGAGGACACACAAATTATTTGTGATATGGCAAAGGAACGTCATATAAAAATCTGCTATGAATACCACGGCTGGACGCTGACAGACAACCGGTTCAGCGCGGTGGATACTGTAAAGCTTGTACAGCGGGATAATCTGTATCTTTATTGGCAGCCGAACTTTGCTTTAACAGAAGATGAAAACCGGCTGGCCTTAAAAATGGCGCTGCCGTATCTTGACCATGTGCATGTGTTTTACTGGGACGCTAACGAAGCCAAATTTCCGCTAAGCCAGGGGAAAACGCTCTGGAAAAGCTTTATAGATATTGTAAAAAGCGATGGGAAACGCCATGGCTTTATGCTGGAATTTTTGAAGGATAACAGCACGCAGCAGTGCGCGAACGATGCACATACATTAAATTCATTATTAATTTAG